From a single Kryptolebias marmoratus isolate JLee-2015 linkage group LG6, ASM164957v2, whole genome shotgun sequence genomic region:
- the LOC108251177 gene encoding trace amine-associated receptor 13c-like: METLDGDELCFPQINTSCKKPLQHYAENIFIYILLSCISLLTVTLNLLVIISISHFRQLHTPTNIFLLSLAVSDFLVGLFLMTIEILQTGGCWFFGTFMCRFYGYASFIITSASVGNMVLISADRYVAICDPLRYPNKVTQRKVKICVCLCWACSVLYNGMILKEFLKNPDMYNFCYGECVILFEFITQAFDLFFTFLSPITVIIVLYMRVFVVAVSQARAMRSHIAAVSEQGSVSVSARKSERKAATAIGVVVIEFVISFCPYYLPAFAGQELLFSREFLTFSVWLFYFNSCLNPIIYAFFYPWFRKCIKQIVTLQILQLDSCDNIIL; this comes from the exons ATGGAGACTCTGGATGGAGATGAGCTCTGCTTCCCACAAATCAACACTTCCTGCAAGAAGCCATTGCAGCACTATGCtgagaacattttcatttacataCTTCTGTCCTGTATCTCATTGCTGACTGTAACTCTCAACTTGCTGGTAATCATCTCCATCTCCCACTTCAG GCAGCTTCACACTCCCACCAACATCTTCCTCTTGTCTCTGGCTGTCTCAGACTTCCTTGTTGGACTGTTTCTCATGACAATAGAAATTCTCCAGACTGGAGGCTGCTGGTTTTTTGGGACCTTTATGTGCAGATTTTATGGCTATGCGTCTTTTATTATTACCTCTGCCTCAGTAGGAAACATGGTGCTAATATCAGCTGATAGATATGTGGCTATCTGTGACCCTCTGCGTTACCCCAACAAAGTCACTCAGAGGAAAgttaaaatttgtgtttgtctgtgttgggCCTGCTCTGTGCTCTACAACGGTATGATACTGAAAGAATTTCTGAAAAATCCTGACATGTATAATTTCTGCTATGGAGAGtgtgtaattttatttgaatttataaCACAAgcttttgatctgttttttacCTTTCTTAGCCCTATTACAGTGATCATAGTTCTGTATATGAGAGTATTTGTGGTGGCTGTGTCTCAGGCTCGAGCCATGAGGTCTCATATTGCAGCCGTCAGTGAACAGGGTTCAGTTTCTGTGTCTGCTAGGAAGTCTGAGAGAAAAGCAGCTACAGCTATTGGTGTTGTTGTGATTGAGTTTGTAATTAGTTTCTGTCCCTATTATCTTCCTGCTTTTGCAGGACAGGAGTTACTATTTAGCAGGGAATTTTTGACTTTTTCAGTCtggctattttattttaactcttgtCTAAATCCaataatttatgcatttttctaTCCCTGGTTTAGAAAATGTATTAAACAAATTGTTACACTTCAGATACTGCAACTTGATTCCTGTGACAACATTATACTgtaa
- the LOC108251184 gene encoding trace amine-associated receptor 13c-like, with the protein METLNGDDLCFPQLFNISCKKLLQHHADNIFIYILLSCISLLTVTLNFLVIISISHFRQLHTPTNLFLLSLAVSDFLVGLLLMPVLILQKGGCWFFGSFMCGFLSLISYTITSASVGNMVLISADRYVAICDPLRYPNKVTQRKVIICVCLCWACSVLYNGVMLKEFLKNPDKYNFCYGQCVFLVEYIAQVFDVIFTFLSPITVIIVLYMRVFVVAVSQARAMRSHIAAVSQQGSVSVSARKSERKAATAIGVVVIMFLITFCPPFLLDLSGQELVLSSEFLTFSTWLFYFNSCLNPIIYAFFYPWFRKSIKHIVTLQVLQPNSCDTNIL; encoded by the exons ATGGAGACTCTGAATGGAGATGACCTCTGCTTCCCACAGCTCTTCAACATTTCCTgcaagaagctgctgcagcaccaTGCtgacaacattttcatttacattctTCTGTCCTGTATCTCATTGCTGACTGTGACTCTCAACTTCCTGGTCATCATCTCCATCTCCCACTTCAG gcaGCTTCATACGCCCACCAACCTCTTCCTCTTGTCTCTGGCTGTCTCAGACTTCCTTGTTGGACTCCTTCTGATGCCAGTACTAATCCTACAAAAAGGAGGCTGTTGGTTCTTTGGGAGCTTTATGTGTGGATTTCTTAGCTTAATTTCTTACACTATTACATCTGCCTCAGTAGGAAACATGGTGCTAATATCAGCTGATAGATATGTGGCTATCTGTGACCCTCTGCGTTACCCCAACAAAGTCACTCAGAGGAAAGTTataatctgtgtttgtctgtgttgggCCTGCTCTGTGCTTTACAACGGTGTGATGCTGAAAGAATTTCtgaaaaatcctgacaaatataATTTCTGCTATGGacagtgtgtttttttggttGAATATATAGCGCAGGTTTTTGATGTGATATTTACCTTTCTTAGCCCCATTACAGTGATCATAGTTCTGTATATGAGAGTATTTGTGGTGGCTGTGTCTCAGGCTCGAGCCATGAGGTCTCATATTGCAGCCGTCAGTCAACAGGGTTCAGTTTCTGTGTCTGCTAGGAAGtctgaaagaaaagcagctacAGCTATTGGTGTTGTtgtgattatgtttttaataactttCTGTCCCCCATTCCTTCTTGATTTGTCAGGACAGGAGTTGGTATTGAGCAGtgagtttttaactttttcaacctggctgttttatttcaactcTTGTCTAAATCCaattatttatgcttttttctATCCCTGGTTTAGAAAATCTATTAAGCACATTGTTACATTACAGGTACTGCAACCTAATTCATGTGACACCAATATACTGTAg